A stretch of Deinococcus roseus DNA encodes these proteins:
- a CDS encoding nitroreductase family protein, with protein MPVLDPIPQSLTVQSAIETRRSIRQYHPDMPKGHLLEILRLATLAPSAFNAQPWRFAVVENAEVKKQLQEASYNQSQITSAPYTIVVYGDAEDTLKTAIETSHPHFGDEGKVRQVQTVERSLSKLSVQERARWADNQTNILLGVLMVAARGLGYDTVPMLGFDQSKVKKLLDLPEHVIITALLPVGRAAELGRPHHRHSLERITRFI; from the coding sequence ATGCCTGTGCTTGATCCCATCCCCCAGAGCCTGACCGTGCAAAGTGCCATCGAAACCCGCCGCAGCATCCGGCAATACCACCCGGACATGCCAAAAGGCCACCTGCTGGAAATCCTGCGTCTTGCTACCCTGGCCCCCAGTGCTTTCAACGCACAGCCCTGGCGCTTTGCCGTGGTGGAAAATGCCGAAGTGAAAAAACAACTACAGGAAGCCTCTTACAACCAGTCCCAGATCACCTCTGCCCCCTACACCATTGTGGTTTATGGAGATGCAGAAGACACCCTGAAAACCGCCATTGAAACCTCCCACCCCCATTTTGGCGATGAAGGCAAAGTGCGGCAGGTGCAGACAGTAGAGCGTTCTTTGAGCAAACTCAGCGTGCAGGAGCGGGCCAGGTGGGCCGACAACCAGACCAACATCCTGCTGGGTGTCTTGATGGTGGCTGCCCGTGGCCTGGGCTACGACACCGTGCCCATGCTGGGTTTTGACCAGAGCAAGGTCAAGAAACTGCTGGATTTGCCAGAACACGTGATCATCACGGCCCTGCTGCCTGTGGGACGCGCTGCTGAACTGGGCCGCCCCCACCACCGCCACAGCCTGGAACGCATCACCAGGTTCATCTGA